The Caminicella sporogenes DSM 14501 region TACCTTTCTAACTCTCTCCATAACCATATCTTTTGATTTTACAATTTTATCCATAGCTTCATATGTTTTTTTCATAAGTGGTGCAATATTTTCAATAGATATCAATATATCTCCAAAAGATTTTACAGTATTTTCAACAGAATTTGCCTGTTCATTAACAGACTCTTTTACATTTTTAGAAGTATAAATAACTTCATCAGTATCTTCAGTAATAGAATTTACTAAATTTACAATTTTTTCTGTAGACTTTCTCGATTCCTCTGCTAATTTTCGTATTTCTTCAGCTACTATAACAAATCCTCTACCATGTTCTCCTGCCCTTGCTGCTTCTATAGAAGCATTAAGTGCTAATAAATTTGTCTGATCTGATATACCTGATATTATTTCTGAAATAACACTTATTTCTTTTACAGAATTTGTAAGAGTTTCTACTTTTTTAATAACAACTTCAAATGCTTTTCTTATATCTTCAATAGACTTAATCAATCTGTCCATTTCCTTTTTACCGATATTAGCTTTATTTTCTGCATTTTCAGTTTCATCTTTCACATTTTGAAGCTCTTTATATACATTTTCAATATTATTCGTAAGGTCTGATAGAGAATTTACAATATCCATCAAATCTTGTGCCTGATTTGTAGCACCTTCAGCTACCTGCTGCATAGTAGAAGAAAGTTCCTGAGATGAAGCAGACATCTCCTCCGATACAGCAGCAAGATTTTGAGACTGACCTGCCACTTTTTCTGAATTTCCCTTTACATCTGCTAAAACCCTTTTTATATTTTCAACAACTACTGCTAAAGAACGATTCATTTGAGCAAATTCATTTTTCCCATTTTCTTTTAATGAAACTGTAAAATCATAATTTGAAAGTTTTGTAAGTACATCATTTATTTGACTCATTGAATTTTTTAAGAGCCTTAATATAATAAAAGTAACACTTACTAAAAAAATCATTATACCTATTGATAAAATCATAAATAATTTTCTTGCTCTTTTATACAATCCATTAGCCTTATCAACAACTTTTTCAGCTATAGTAGCATTTAAAGATACAAGTTCATTAATATTTTTCTGAGTCTTTAAAGAACAATCATTTATCTTTACAATTTCTTCTTCACTTATAGTAAGCCCACGCTTTAGTTTATTTAATAATTTATCTGCCTCACTTAAATATGTTTTATAATTACTCTCTATTTTATCAAATAATTCTCTTTCTTTTTTTGTCAAATTATAACCTTTATATTTATTAAAAATTTGAACTAAATTAGATTTTTGGTTTTCTATAATATCTGCTAAATCTTTATCATATTTTTTTGAATAAAGCATTTTATTCATATTAAGTCTAACTACATAAAATTCTGTTTCAAGATATTTTATTTCCAAAGACGTAAGCATATTTTTTTTGTAAAGAGAATTCATATCATTACTTAAAATCTCCATATTGTTAAGAGATAAGTAAGATATATAACCTATAGATGCCCCCGTAAGAATTAAAATTATAAGTAATAAGGATGTTATTTTTATATTTTTTAAAATATTACTGCTTTTTTTTACTTTGTTTTCCTTTTTACTTATAATCTTTTCCTTCATCTTTATTCCCTCCCTTGTGTAATCAGTTTTTGTACTTTTAATTCCAAATTTTTAAACTCTCTTAAATCATTAATTTACAACTGCCTTGTTTATTTTACCTAAATACCTTTTATTTTTTTAATATTTAAATTTTTAGCACAATAAAAAAACCCCTTTCCAATCAGTAAATCCTCATTGAAAAAGGGTCTAAGGTAACTCTCAGCGACCGGCTGCCATAGCAAAACACCTTAGGCCCTTGGCTTTGCGTCCCTGCCTTTCGACAGGTTTGCCATTTATAAAAAATACTTTTAAACATTAATAACTTTTTTGTCAAATTTCATTATATCAAATTTTAAATGAGTTTTCATCATTTTAGTTTAATAATCCATTAATGTTTTTCTTATACTTATTTGCTTTCTGAAAATTTGTCTAAAAATTTCATCTCTATAACTTTCCTTTATACCTACAAACTCAAATTCATAATGCACTACATTATTAATTTTTATTTGATTAACTATTTTTCCTGATAAAGGTATTTTAGTTCCATCTTCAAATATTACGACAACAATAAACAACTTGTCTTTTTCTAGTTTATCACCACTATTTAAACTAAAAGTCAGATTTCTTCCAGATATTTTACTTATAGTAATTTCCTTTGAATTTTTAGTATTTATATCTATAATAACTCCACTTAATAACCATAATAAACTAAATGTTTCTTCAGCATCTTTTAAAGATATTATTTCAACAGCAAGTTTATTAGTATCTACCTTTCTTACTGATACCTTAAATTCATAAATCACATTAAGATTTTCTACGGCTATATAAATACTTTCTACATCTTCAAATTTTATTGAATGTATATCTGCCAATTTAAAAATCAATTCTCTATTTATAGATGTAATATATCCATTAAAACTAGTTAATCCCTGTCTAGTTTTTAATATCAAATTTGCAGGTAAAATTAATTCATCTTTTATTTCAAAATTTAATTTTCTCCTCAAAATATTAATTGCTATATCAGCTATATCGGGATCAAAATCTTTTCCTCGATAGCTTTTAATTTTTTCTAAAATATCTTTTATACCTTTTTCATTTTTATAATTTGACTTAGATATTATTTTATCAAGAAAATTAGCTACTTTTAATATTCTAGCTTCCTCTGTTATTTCTTCACCCTTTAATTTATTTGGGTATCCTGTACCATTCCATCTTTCATGATGCTGTAAAATCCATATAGGTATTTGAGCATTAAATGTTATTAATATATCTTTTGCAATATTGTATCCAATCTCAACATGTTTCTTAGCCTCTTCATATTCTTCTTCATTTAAGTCATCTCCTTTATTGACTATTTCACTATCTATATAAATTTTACCTATATCATGCATAAGTGCTGCTAAATATATTTCTGTTAATCTCTCATCAGAATAGTTAAGTTCTCTTGCTATTTGAATTGCCCATGCTGCTACATTATATGAATGTCTAGTCATAAATGGAGTCTTTTCTTCAAATATTTTATTAATCAGTATTATATTTTCTATTAATACTTTATAAAGTATTTTTTCTGCTTTTATATTCATAATATAAAACATATGTCTTTTTATAATTTCATATATCTCCATAATATCTGAATTTAAACTTAAATTGTCACCTTCATTTGCTCCTAAATATATACACCCAACTATTTCATCCTTAAATGTTATAGGAATATATATTTCATATTTTAAACCTTTTACATACGTTTTTATATTTGAATTTTGAAAATTTATTATCGATTTTTTTTCTGTAATCAGTTTATATATACCATTTTCTCTCTGTATATCTAAATTTAAAAATTCAGAAAAATTATACTGTATTTCTTCCTTTTCATCCTTCTTTATATTTATTATTCTAACTGCCATATTATTAATAATTGAAAAAAATAAACAATAACTTATATTTTTCTCTATTAAAAAATTTCTTAATTCAAATTCTAAGCTTTTGTCAATATTATCTAATTTTAAAGGTTCAAAATACTTGTCAAAACCCATATAATCATCCCCACTTTATTTTTCTTATATTTTTTTGTTCCAGATATTACATTTCTACCCTTATTTTCTACATTTTAAAAATCGTTTTCGACACTATGTTTTAAATTTTTTATCTTTAATAATTAACTCCAAATATTAAAAGCGGCTCAAAAGCCGCTTTTTTAATAATATACTTTTATTAGTTTAATTTAAAAGCTTTAATAGCTTCTTCCAATTTTTTTGCCATTTCATTTAATTTTTCAGCTAGAGAACTTACTTGGTCCATAGCTGCACTTTGTTCTTCAGTTGCAGCTGAAACTTCCTGAGAAGCTGCAGCAGTTTCCTCTGATACCGCAGATACATTTTGTATAACTGCCACAACTCTATCTCTACTTTCCATTACATCTTTTAATGAATTATTTATACTCCTAATTTTATCAACAATTTTTTGTATACTATCACTTATATCATTAAAAGATTGCTTTGTATAATCCATAGCCTTATTTTGTTCATTTACTGTTGCAATTGATATTTTCATAGTTTCCTTAGCTAATTCTACATCATTTTGTATTGTACTGATAATATCTTTTACATCATTACTTGATTTTGCTGTACTTTCTGCAAGTTT contains the following coding sequences:
- a CDS encoding methyl-accepting chemotaxis protein, whose translation is MKEKIISKKENKVKKSSNILKNIKITSLLLIILILTGASIGYISYLSLNNMEILSNDMNSLYKKNMLTSLEIKYLETEFYVVRLNMNKMLYSKKYDKDLADIIENQKSNLVQIFNKYKGYNLTKKERELFDKIESNYKTYLSEADKLLNKLKRGLTISEEEIVKINDCSLKTQKNINELVSLNATIAEKVVDKANGLYKRARKLFMILSIGIMIFLVSVTFIILRLLKNSMSQINDVLTKLSNYDFTVSLKENGKNEFAQMNRSLAVVVENIKRVLADVKGNSEKVAGQSQNLAAVSEEMSASSQELSSTMQQVAEGATNQAQDLMDIVNSLSDLTNNIENVYKELQNVKDETENAENKANIGKKEMDRLIKSIEDIRKAFEVVIKKVETLTNSVKEISVISEIISGISDQTNLLALNASIEAARAGEHGRGFVIVAEEIRKLAEESRKSTEKIVNLVNSITEDTDEVIYTSKNVKESVNEQANSVENTVKSFGDILISIENIAPLMKKTYEAMDKIVKSKDMVMERVRKVNDVTEENSAATEEVAAASEELTASSEEVAATAQDLSQVAMDLMETVNRFKI
- a CDS encoding HD domain-containing phosphohydrolase translates to MGFDKYFEPLKLDNIDKSLEFELRNFLIEKNISYCLFFSIINNMAVRIINIKKDEKEEIQYNFSEFLNLDIQRENGIYKLITEKKSIINFQNSNIKTYVKGLKYEIYIPITFKDEIVGCIYLGANEGDNLSLNSDIMEIYEIIKRHMFYIMNIKAEKILYKVLIENIILINKIFEEKTPFMTRHSYNVAAWAIQIARELNYSDERLTEIYLAALMHDIGKIYIDSEIVNKGDDLNEEEYEEAKKHVEIGYNIAKDILITFNAQIPIWILQHHERWNGTGYPNKLKGEEITEEARILKVANFLDKIISKSNYKNEKGIKDILEKIKSYRGKDFDPDIADIAINILRRKLNFEIKDELILPANLILKTRQGLTSFNGYITSINRELIFKLADIHSIKFEDVESIYIAVENLNVIYEFKVSVRKVDTNKLAVEIISLKDAEETFSLLWLLSGVIIDINTKNSKEITISKISGRNLTFSLNSGDKLEKDKLFIVVVIFEDGTKIPLSGKIVNQIKINNVVHYEFEFVGIKESYRDEIFRQIFRKQISIRKTLMDY